The Anopheles marshallii chromosome X, idAnoMarsDA_429_01, whole genome shotgun sequence genome includes a window with the following:
- the LOC128710820 gene encoding uncharacterized protein LOC128710820 has protein sequence MSNPEMSEFSGVQATSSPNDSVSNVIQRGQAHLMRRLDSLKNAIQAARDTDSSYVEEWTERLSVIVSAFDTKHASLLETVDAAQWEAEEKRYEEFDRRRCEVSILIKRSGADLCASNTETQQPGVSNSRSKGRLPEIPMPSFNGAWETWPTFRDSFVSMIDGHPKLSDVDKLMYLKRVVTKEAAQLIDAVETTAANYSVA, from the coding sequence atgtcgaaCCCAGAAATGTCGGAATTCTCTGGAGTGCAAGCTACATCGAGCCCAAACGACTCGGTATCGAATGTGATCCAACGGGGTCAAGCACATTTAATGCGTAGATTAGATTCTCTAAAGAACGCTATCCAAGCCGCTAGAGATACGGATTCTTCATATGTAGAGGAATGGACGGAACGATTAAGTGTGATAGTGTCCGCGTTCGATACAAAGCACGCGTCGTTGCTCGAGACTGTGGATGCTGCGCAGTGGGAAGCAGAAGAGAAGCGGTATGAGGAGTTTGACCGGCGTCGCTGCGAAGTATCGATACTTATAAAGAGAAGTGGAGCAGATTTGTGTGCGTCCAACACAGAAACGCAGCAGCCAGGAGTGTCAAACTCCCGATCCAAGGGGCGTTTACCTGAGATTCCGATGCCCAGTTTCAATGGTGCCTGGGAAACGTGGCCAACGTTTCGGGATTCGTTCGTTAGTATGATCGACGGGCATCCGAAATTGTCTGATGTAGACAAGTTAATGTATCTAAAGCGCGTGGTGACTAAGGAAGCAGCGCAGCTGATCGACGCAGTAGAAACTACCGCGGCGAATTATAGTGTGGCTTGA